A single genomic interval of Theropithecus gelada isolate Dixy chromosome 16, Tgel_1.0, whole genome shotgun sequence harbors:
- the SEPT4 gene encoding septin-4 isoform X6 codes for MVAGESGLGKSTLVNSLFLTDLYRDRKLLGAEERIMQTVEITKHAVDIEEKGVRLRLTIVDTPGFGDAVNNTECWKPVAEYIDQQFEQYFRDESGLNRKNIQDNRVHCCLYFISPFGHGLRPLDVEFMKALHQRVNIVPILAKADTLTPPEVDRKKRKIREEIEHFGIKIYQFPDCDSDEDEDFKLQDQALKESIPFAVIGSNTVVEARGRRVRGRLYPWGIVEVENPGHCDFVKLRTMLVRTHMQDLKDVTRETHYENYRAQCIQSMTRLVVKERNRNKLTRESGTDFPIPAVPPGTDPETEKLIREKDEELRRMQEMLHKIQKQMKETY; via the exons ATGGTGGCAG GAGAGTCTGGCCTGGGCAAATCCACACTTGTCAATAGCCTCTTCCTCACTGATCTGTACCGGGACCGGAAACTCCTTGGTGCTGAAG AGCGGATCATGCAAACCGTGGAGATCACTAAGCATGCAGTGGACATAGAAGAGAAGGGTGTGAGGCTGCGGCTTACCATTGTGGACACACCAGGTTTTGGGGATGCAGTCAACAACACAGAGTG CTGGAAGCCTGTGGCAGAATACATTGATCAGCAGTTTGAGCAGTATTTCCGAGATGAGAGTGGCCTGAACCGAAAGAACATCCAAGACAACAGGGTGCACTGCTGCCTGTACTTCATCTCACCCTTCGGCCATGG GCTCCGGCCATTGGATGTTGAATTCATGAAGGCCCTGCATCAGCGGGTCAACATCGTGCCTATCCTGGCTAAGGCAGACACACTGACACCTCCAGAAGTGGACCGAAAGAAACGCAAA ATCCGGGAGGAGATTGAGCATTTTGGAATCAAGATCTATCAGTTCCCAGACTGTGACTCTGACGAAGATGAGGACTTCAAATTGCAGGACCAAGCCCTAAAG GAAAGCATCCCATTTGCAGTAATCGGCAGCAACACTGTAGTAGAGGCCAGAGGGCGGCGAGTTCGGGGTCGACTCTACCCCTGGGGCATCGTGGAAG TGGAAAACCCAGGGCACTGCGACTTTGTGAAGCTGAGGACAATGCTGGTACGTACCCACATGCAGGACCTGAAGGATGTGACGCGGGAGACACATTATGAGAACTACCGGGCACAGTGCATCCAGAGCATGACCCGCCTGGTAGTAAAGGAACGCAATCGCAA CAAACTGACTCGAGAGAGTGGTACCGACTTCCCCATCCCTGCTGTCCCACCAGGGACAGATCCAGAAACTGAGAAGCTTATCCGAGAGAAAGATGAGGAG CTGCGGCGGATGCAGGAGAtgctacacaaaatacaaaaacagatgaAGGAGACCTATTAA
- the SEPT4 gene encoding septin-4 isoform X4: MIKRFLEDTTDDGELSKFVKDFSGNESCHPPEAKTWASRPQVPEPRPQAPDLYDDDLEFRPPSWPQSADNQQYFCAPAPLSPSARPRSPWGKLDPYDSSEDDKEYVGFATLPNQVHRKSVKKGFDFTLMVAGESGLGKSTLVNSLFLTDLYRDRKLLGAEERIMQTVEITKHAVDIEEKGVRLRLTIVDTPGFGDAVNNTECWKPVAEYIDQQFEQYFRDESGLNRKNIQDNRVHCCLYFISPFGHGLRPLDVEFMKALHQRVNIVPILAKADTLTPPEVDRKKRKIREEIEHFGIKIYQFPDCDSDEDEDFKLQDQALKESIPFAVIGSNTVVEARGRRVRGRLYPWGIVEVENPGHCDFVKLRTMLVRTHMQDLKDVTRETHYENYRAQCIQSMTRLVVKERNRNKLTRESGTDFPIPAVPPGTDPETEKLIREKDEELRRMQEMLHKIQKQMKETY, from the exons ATG ATCAAGCGTTTCCTGGAGGACACCACGGATGATGGAGAACTGAGCAAGTTCGTGAAGGATTTCTCAGGAAATGAGAGCTGCCACCCACCAGAGGCTAAGACCTGGGCATCCAGGCCCCAAGTCCCGGAGCCAAGGCCCCAGGCCCCAGACCTCTATGATGATGACCTGGAGTTCAGACCCCCTTCGTGGCCCCAGTCCGCTGACAACCAGCAGTACTTCTGTGCCCCAGCCCCTCTCAGCCCATCCGCCAGGCCCCGCAGCCCATGGGGCAAGCTTGATCCCTATGATTCCTCTGAG GATGACAAGGAGTATGTGGGCTTTGCAACCCTCCCCAACCAAGTCCACCGAAAGTCCGTGAAGAAAGGCTTTGACTTTACCCTCATGGTGGCAG GAGAGTCTGGCCTGGGCAAATCCACACTTGTCAATAGCCTCTTCCTCACTGATCTGTACCGGGACCGGAAACTCCTTGGTGCTGAAG AGCGGATCATGCAAACCGTGGAGATCACTAAGCATGCAGTGGACATAGAAGAGAAGGGTGTGAGGCTGCGGCTTACCATTGTGGACACACCAGGTTTTGGGGATGCAGTCAACAACACAGAGTG CTGGAAGCCTGTGGCAGAATACATTGATCAGCAGTTTGAGCAGTATTTCCGAGATGAGAGTGGCCTGAACCGAAAGAACATCCAAGACAACAGGGTGCACTGCTGCCTGTACTTCATCTCACCCTTCGGCCATGG GCTCCGGCCATTGGATGTTGAATTCATGAAGGCCCTGCATCAGCGGGTCAACATCGTGCCTATCCTGGCTAAGGCAGACACACTGACACCTCCAGAAGTGGACCGAAAGAAACGCAAA ATCCGGGAGGAGATTGAGCATTTTGGAATCAAGATCTATCAGTTCCCAGACTGTGACTCTGACGAAGATGAGGACTTCAAATTGCAGGACCAAGCCCTAAAG GAAAGCATCCCATTTGCAGTAATCGGCAGCAACACTGTAGTAGAGGCCAGAGGGCGGCGAGTTCGGGGTCGACTCTACCCCTGGGGCATCGTGGAAG TGGAAAACCCAGGGCACTGCGACTTTGTGAAGCTGAGGACAATGCTGGTACGTACCCACATGCAGGACCTGAAGGATGTGACGCGGGAGACACATTATGAGAACTACCGGGCACAGTGCATCCAGAGCATGACCCGCCTGGTAGTAAAGGAACGCAATCGCAA CAAACTGACTCGAGAGAGTGGTACCGACTTCCCCATCCCTGCTGTCCCACCAGGGACAGATCCAGAAACTGAGAAGCTTATCCGAGAGAAAGATGAGGAG CTGCGGCGGATGCAGGAGAtgctacacaaaatacaaaaacagatgaAGGAGACCTATTAA
- the SEPT4 gene encoding septin-4 isoform X3 — translation MPGFYSVMTDEEIKRFLEDTTDDGELSKFVKDFSGNESCHPPEAKTWASRPQVPEPRPQAPDLYDDDLEFRPPSWPQSADNQQYFCAPAPLSPSARPRSPWGKLDPYDSSEDDKEYVGFATLPNQVHRKSVKKGFDFTLMVAGESGLGKSTLVNSLFLTDLYRDRKLLGAEERIMQTVEITKHAVDIEEKGVRLRLTIVDTPGFGDAVNNTECWKPVAEYIDQQFEQYFRDESGLNRKNIQDNRVHCCLYFISPFGHGLRPLDVEFMKALHQRVNIVPILAKADTLTPPEVDRKKRKIREEIEHFGIKIYQFPDCDSDEDEDFKLQDQALKESIPFAVIGSNTVVEARGRRVRGRLYPWGIVEVENPGHCDFVKLRTMLVRTHMQDLKDVTRETHYENYRAQCIQSMTRLVVKERNRNKLTRESGTDFPIPAVPPGTDPETEKLIREKDEELRRMQEMLHKIQKQMKETY, via the exons ATGCCTGGCTTCTACTCTGTTATGACAGATGAGGAG ATCAAGCGTTTCCTGGAGGACACCACGGATGATGGAGAACTGAGCAAGTTCGTGAAGGATTTCTCAGGAAATGAGAGCTGCCACCCACCAGAGGCTAAGACCTGGGCATCCAGGCCCCAAGTCCCGGAGCCAAGGCCCCAGGCCCCAGACCTCTATGATGATGACCTGGAGTTCAGACCCCCTTCGTGGCCCCAGTCCGCTGACAACCAGCAGTACTTCTGTGCCCCAGCCCCTCTCAGCCCATCCGCCAGGCCCCGCAGCCCATGGGGCAAGCTTGATCCCTATGATTCCTCTGAG GATGACAAGGAGTATGTGGGCTTTGCAACCCTCCCCAACCAAGTCCACCGAAAGTCCGTGAAGAAAGGCTTTGACTTTACCCTCATGGTGGCAG GAGAGTCTGGCCTGGGCAAATCCACACTTGTCAATAGCCTCTTCCTCACTGATCTGTACCGGGACCGGAAACTCCTTGGTGCTGAAG AGCGGATCATGCAAACCGTGGAGATCACTAAGCATGCAGTGGACATAGAAGAGAAGGGTGTGAGGCTGCGGCTTACCATTGTGGACACACCAGGTTTTGGGGATGCAGTCAACAACACAGAGTG CTGGAAGCCTGTGGCAGAATACATTGATCAGCAGTTTGAGCAGTATTTCCGAGATGAGAGTGGCCTGAACCGAAAGAACATCCAAGACAACAGGGTGCACTGCTGCCTGTACTTCATCTCACCCTTCGGCCATGG GCTCCGGCCATTGGATGTTGAATTCATGAAGGCCCTGCATCAGCGGGTCAACATCGTGCCTATCCTGGCTAAGGCAGACACACTGACACCTCCAGAAGTGGACCGAAAGAAACGCAAA ATCCGGGAGGAGATTGAGCATTTTGGAATCAAGATCTATCAGTTCCCAGACTGTGACTCTGACGAAGATGAGGACTTCAAATTGCAGGACCAAGCCCTAAAG GAAAGCATCCCATTTGCAGTAATCGGCAGCAACACTGTAGTAGAGGCCAGAGGGCGGCGAGTTCGGGGTCGACTCTACCCCTGGGGCATCGTGGAAG TGGAAAACCCAGGGCACTGCGACTTTGTGAAGCTGAGGACAATGCTGGTACGTACCCACATGCAGGACCTGAAGGATGTGACGCGGGAGACACATTATGAGAACTACCGGGCACAGTGCATCCAGAGCATGACCCGCCTGGTAGTAAAGGAACGCAATCGCAA CAAACTGACTCGAGAGAGTGGTACCGACTTCCCCATCCCTGCTGTCCCACCAGGGACAGATCCAGAAACTGAGAAGCTTATCCGAGAGAAAGATGAGGAG CTGCGGCGGATGCAGGAGAtgctacacaaaatacaaaaacagatgaAGGAGACCTATTAA
- the C16H17orf47 gene encoding uncharacterized protein C17orf47 homolog, which yields MGSTQKGTIYQMVKTNKPGAKVAVSAQRGSEVTTNTSPQRGHGYILASSHRSAAVSLNPSHRRSEAAHPTTPHSASDYPRSVSLQSGPGHYAVPTPRVTETGPRTESSRHSSPPRKNQQTQTLASHASSRLRNVSPPGEEAARRGGESKSGREVGHHASSIPDAKSTRRLSFQDQKDNLQSQILQDDPPSKVQNPQGVRVPRRILTYPKDEAVQTEPIQRITTASEIRSPRSPSRPEHRSSCVSADYQTAQRKVPVEESETGPYSSIPSKPKALYRNMNLDSSLKLSVLKDSDGVHRVSTRVDPESLHKYSVYPETKPSAKVLVSSQVESNVRAPIRGNNEVGRRVTISPGVQSVEPTHRVTAQSVSEGSHKSSMFVTPEPIYKQQTPKPPETTYMSQGPTPRYPELSQKPSIHAELELTPRPLPPRSLPRYGPDSSWWPLLNPEVETPQSQPTTPDFELKCSPSLDPLLSGFKIDSSPFCEDLKFQREKASLSPPSPPKEFPSWAPLNKVPQTPKHTCKQPIQRFSAFFLDVSEEMYNRVIWWLKGLCFSLLWVHCGSLGDGRTGEEWHLCIYRVGSFRR from the exons ATGGGATCTACTCAGAAAGGCACAATCTATCAGATGGTCAAGACAAATAAACCTGGGGCCAAGGTAGCAGTTTCAGCACAGAGAGGGTCTGAGGTTACTACTAACACATCCCCTCAGCGGGGACATGGGTACATTCTTGCCTCAAGCCATCGAAGTGCTGCAGTCTCCCTGAACCCTTCCCACCGAAGATCAGAAGCTGCACATCCCACCACTCCCCATTCGGCATCAGACTATCCTCGATCTGTCTCCCTCCAGTCAGGGCCTGGACACTATGCGGTACCCACTCCTCGGGTAACCGAGACTGGACCAAGAACAGAATCATCCCGCCATTCCTCTCCTCCTAGAAAGAACCAGCAAACTCAGACACTGGCTTCCCATGCTTCAAGCAGACTACGGAATGTTAGTCCACCTGGAGAGGAAGCAGCACGAAGAGGCGGTGAGAGCAAGTCAGGGCGCGAGGTCGGCCATCATGCCTCATCAATCCCAGATGCCAAATCTACTCGTCGGTTGAGTTTTCAAGATCAGAAGGATAACTTACAATCACAAATCTTACAAGATGACCCACCATCCAAGGTCCAGAACCCCCAAGGAGTCAGAGTTCCCCGTAGGATTTTGACTTACCCAAAGGATGAAGCAGTACAAACTGAGCCCATCCAAAGGATTACGACTGCTAGCGAGATCAGATCTCCAAGGAGTCCCTCTCGCCCGGAGCACAGAAGCAGCTGTGTCTCTGCAGACTATCAGACAGCCCAGAGAAAGGTCCCTGTAGAAGAATCAGAAACAGGTCCTTACAGTTCAATTCCTTCAAAACCCAAGGCCTTGTATAGGAATATGAACTTGGACTCATCACTCAAACTCTCTGTCCTTAAAGATTCTGATGGTGTACACCGAGTTTCTACACGGGTAGACCCTGAGTCTCTTCACAAGTATTCTGTCTATCCTGAAACCAAGCCCTCCGCAAAGGTCTTAGTATCATCACAGGTGGAGTCCAATGTGAGGGCCCCAATCCGAGGAAACAACGAGGTTGGCCGCAGGGTCACCATCTCCCCAGGGGTACAGTCAGTAGAGCCAACTCACCGTGTGACAGCTCAATCAGTGTCTGAGGGCTCCCACAAGTCATCCATGTTTGTCACTCCAGAGCCCATCTATAAACAGCAAACCCCAAAACCCCCAGAAACTACCTACATGTCCCAAGGACCTACACCCAGGTATCCAGAACTCTCACAAAAGCCCTCCATCCATGCAGAACTGGAACTGACCCCTCGGCCCTTGCCTCCTCGGTCCTTACCTAGGTACGGACCTGACTCCTCATGGTGGCCCTTGCTGAATCCTGAAGTTGAAACACCCCAAAGCCAGCCGACAACACCTGATTTTGAGCTTAAGTGTTCTCCTTCCCTAGATCCTTTATTGTCCGGTTTTAAAATAGACTCTAGCCCTTTCTGTGAGGATCTGAAGTTCCAGAGAGAGAAGGCAAGCCTATCACCACCGTCACCACCAAAGGAGTTTCCAAGTTGGGCACCACTGAATAAAGTGCCACAGACCCCCAAGCACACCTGCAAACAACCCATTCAAAGGTTTAGTGCTTTCTTCCTGG ATGTCTCAGAGGAAATGTACAATCGTGTCATCTGGTGGCTGAAAGGTCTGTGCTTTTCCCTCCTATGGGTCCACTGTGGGAGCTTGGGGGATGGGAGGACAGGTGAGGAGTGGCATCTATGTATCTACAGAGTTGGGTCATTTAGGAGATAA
- the SEPT4 gene encoding septin-4 isoform X1, producing MRSFPALFSNRVAPQKPRREGSQAAGLLIFSDILEIKRFLEDTTDDGELSKFVKDFSGNESCHPPEAKTWASRPQVPEPRPQAPDLYDDDLEFRPPSWPQSADNQQYFCAPAPLSPSARPRSPWGKLDPYDSSEDDKEYVGFATLPNQVHRKSVKKGFDFTLMVAGESGLGKSTLVNSLFLTDLYRDRKLLGAEERIMQTVEITKHAVDIEEKGVRLRLTIVDTPGFGDAVNNTECWKPVAEYIDQQFEQYFRDESGLNRKNIQDNRVHCCLYFISPFGHGLRPLDVEFMKALHQRVNIVPILAKADTLTPPEVDRKKRKIREEIEHFGIKIYQFPDCDSDEDEDFKLQDQALKESIPFAVIGSNTVVEARGRRVRGRLYPWGIVEVENPGHCDFVKLRTMLVRTHMQDLKDVTRETHYENYRAQCIQSMTRLVVKERNRNKLTRESGTDFPIPAVPPGTDPETEKLIREKDEELRRMQEMLHKIQKQMKETY from the exons ATGAGGAG CTTTCCAGCCCTGTTCAGCAACAGAGTTGCTCCCCAGAAGCCGAGAAGAGAAGgctcccaggcagctgggctgCTGATCTTCTCTGACATTCTGGAG ATCAAGCGTTTCCTGGAGGACACCACGGATGATGGAGAACTGAGCAAGTTCGTGAAGGATTTCTCAGGAAATGAGAGCTGCCACCCACCAGAGGCTAAGACCTGGGCATCCAGGCCCCAAGTCCCGGAGCCAAGGCCCCAGGCCCCAGACCTCTATGATGATGACCTGGAGTTCAGACCCCCTTCGTGGCCCCAGTCCGCTGACAACCAGCAGTACTTCTGTGCCCCAGCCCCTCTCAGCCCATCCGCCAGGCCCCGCAGCCCATGGGGCAAGCTTGATCCCTATGATTCCTCTGAG GATGACAAGGAGTATGTGGGCTTTGCAACCCTCCCCAACCAAGTCCACCGAAAGTCCGTGAAGAAAGGCTTTGACTTTACCCTCATGGTGGCAG GAGAGTCTGGCCTGGGCAAATCCACACTTGTCAATAGCCTCTTCCTCACTGATCTGTACCGGGACCGGAAACTCCTTGGTGCTGAAG AGCGGATCATGCAAACCGTGGAGATCACTAAGCATGCAGTGGACATAGAAGAGAAGGGTGTGAGGCTGCGGCTTACCATTGTGGACACACCAGGTTTTGGGGATGCAGTCAACAACACAGAGTG CTGGAAGCCTGTGGCAGAATACATTGATCAGCAGTTTGAGCAGTATTTCCGAGATGAGAGTGGCCTGAACCGAAAGAACATCCAAGACAACAGGGTGCACTGCTGCCTGTACTTCATCTCACCCTTCGGCCATGG GCTCCGGCCATTGGATGTTGAATTCATGAAGGCCCTGCATCAGCGGGTCAACATCGTGCCTATCCTGGCTAAGGCAGACACACTGACACCTCCAGAAGTGGACCGAAAGAAACGCAAA ATCCGGGAGGAGATTGAGCATTTTGGAATCAAGATCTATCAGTTCCCAGACTGTGACTCTGACGAAGATGAGGACTTCAAATTGCAGGACCAAGCCCTAAAG GAAAGCATCCCATTTGCAGTAATCGGCAGCAACACTGTAGTAGAGGCCAGAGGGCGGCGAGTTCGGGGTCGACTCTACCCCTGGGGCATCGTGGAAG TGGAAAACCCAGGGCACTGCGACTTTGTGAAGCTGAGGACAATGCTGGTACGTACCCACATGCAGGACCTGAAGGATGTGACGCGGGAGACACATTATGAGAACTACCGGGCACAGTGCATCCAGAGCATGACCCGCCTGGTAGTAAAGGAACGCAATCGCAA CAAACTGACTCGAGAGAGTGGTACCGACTTCCCCATCCCTGCTGTCCCACCAGGGACAGATCCAGAAACTGAGAAGCTTATCCGAGAGAAAGATGAGGAG CTGCGGCGGATGCAGGAGAtgctacacaaaatacaaaaacagatgaAGGAGACCTATTAA
- the SEPT4 gene encoding septin-4 isoform X5, protein MDRSLGWQGNSVPEDRTEAGDDKEYVGFATLPNQVHRKSVKKGFDFTLMVAGESGLGKSTLVNSLFLTDLYRDRKLLGAEERIMQTVEITKHAVDIEEKGVRLRLTIVDTPGFGDAVNNTECWKPVAEYIDQQFEQYFRDESGLNRKNIQDNRVHCCLYFISPFGHGLRPLDVEFMKALHQRVNIVPILAKADTLTPPEVDRKKRKIREEIEHFGIKIYQFPDCDSDEDEDFKLQDQALKESIPFAVIGSNTVVEARGRRVRGRLYPWGIVEVENPGHCDFVKLRTMLVRTHMQDLKDVTRETHYENYRAQCIQSMTRLVVKERNRNKLTRESGTDFPIPAVPPGTDPETEKLIREKDEELRRMQEMLHKIQKQMKETY, encoded by the exons ATGGACCGTTCACTGGGATGGCAAGGGAATTCTGTCCCTGAGGACAGGACTGAAGCTGGG GATGACAAGGAGTATGTGGGCTTTGCAACCCTCCCCAACCAAGTCCACCGAAAGTCCGTGAAGAAAGGCTTTGACTTTACCCTCATGGTGGCAG GAGAGTCTGGCCTGGGCAAATCCACACTTGTCAATAGCCTCTTCCTCACTGATCTGTACCGGGACCGGAAACTCCTTGGTGCTGAAG AGCGGATCATGCAAACCGTGGAGATCACTAAGCATGCAGTGGACATAGAAGAGAAGGGTGTGAGGCTGCGGCTTACCATTGTGGACACACCAGGTTTTGGGGATGCAGTCAACAACACAGAGTG CTGGAAGCCTGTGGCAGAATACATTGATCAGCAGTTTGAGCAGTATTTCCGAGATGAGAGTGGCCTGAACCGAAAGAACATCCAAGACAACAGGGTGCACTGCTGCCTGTACTTCATCTCACCCTTCGGCCATGG GCTCCGGCCATTGGATGTTGAATTCATGAAGGCCCTGCATCAGCGGGTCAACATCGTGCCTATCCTGGCTAAGGCAGACACACTGACACCTCCAGAAGTGGACCGAAAGAAACGCAAA ATCCGGGAGGAGATTGAGCATTTTGGAATCAAGATCTATCAGTTCCCAGACTGTGACTCTGACGAAGATGAGGACTTCAAATTGCAGGACCAAGCCCTAAAG GAAAGCATCCCATTTGCAGTAATCGGCAGCAACACTGTAGTAGAGGCCAGAGGGCGGCGAGTTCGGGGTCGACTCTACCCCTGGGGCATCGTGGAAG TGGAAAACCCAGGGCACTGCGACTTTGTGAAGCTGAGGACAATGCTGGTACGTACCCACATGCAGGACCTGAAGGATGTGACGCGGGAGACACATTATGAGAACTACCGGGCACAGTGCATCCAGAGCATGACCCGCCTGGTAGTAAAGGAACGCAATCGCAA CAAACTGACTCGAGAGAGTGGTACCGACTTCCCCATCCCTGCTGTCCCACCAGGGACAGATCCAGAAACTGAGAAGCTTATCCGAGAGAAAGATGAGGAG CTGCGGCGGATGCAGGAGAtgctacacaaaatacaaaaacagatgaAGGAGACCTATTAA
- the SEPT4 gene encoding septin-4 isoform X2, producing MDRSLGWQGNSVPEDRTEAGIKRFLEDTTDDGELSKFVKDFSGNESCHPPEAKTWASRPQVPEPRPQAPDLYDDDLEFRPPSWPQSADNQQYFCAPAPLSPSARPRSPWGKLDPYDSSEDDKEYVGFATLPNQVHRKSVKKGFDFTLMVAGESGLGKSTLVNSLFLTDLYRDRKLLGAEERIMQTVEITKHAVDIEEKGVRLRLTIVDTPGFGDAVNNTECWKPVAEYIDQQFEQYFRDESGLNRKNIQDNRVHCCLYFISPFGHGLRPLDVEFMKALHQRVNIVPILAKADTLTPPEVDRKKRKIREEIEHFGIKIYQFPDCDSDEDEDFKLQDQALKESIPFAVIGSNTVVEARGRRVRGRLYPWGIVEVENPGHCDFVKLRTMLVRTHMQDLKDVTRETHYENYRAQCIQSMTRLVVKERNRNKLTRESGTDFPIPAVPPGTDPETEKLIREKDEELRRMQEMLHKIQKQMKETY from the exons ATGGACCGTTCACTGGGATGGCAAGGGAATTCTGTCCCTGAGGACAGGACTGAAGCTGGG ATCAAGCGTTTCCTGGAGGACACCACGGATGATGGAGAACTGAGCAAGTTCGTGAAGGATTTCTCAGGAAATGAGAGCTGCCACCCACCAGAGGCTAAGACCTGGGCATCCAGGCCCCAAGTCCCGGAGCCAAGGCCCCAGGCCCCAGACCTCTATGATGATGACCTGGAGTTCAGACCCCCTTCGTGGCCCCAGTCCGCTGACAACCAGCAGTACTTCTGTGCCCCAGCCCCTCTCAGCCCATCCGCCAGGCCCCGCAGCCCATGGGGCAAGCTTGATCCCTATGATTCCTCTGAG GATGACAAGGAGTATGTGGGCTTTGCAACCCTCCCCAACCAAGTCCACCGAAAGTCCGTGAAGAAAGGCTTTGACTTTACCCTCATGGTGGCAG GAGAGTCTGGCCTGGGCAAATCCACACTTGTCAATAGCCTCTTCCTCACTGATCTGTACCGGGACCGGAAACTCCTTGGTGCTGAAG AGCGGATCATGCAAACCGTGGAGATCACTAAGCATGCAGTGGACATAGAAGAGAAGGGTGTGAGGCTGCGGCTTACCATTGTGGACACACCAGGTTTTGGGGATGCAGTCAACAACACAGAGTG CTGGAAGCCTGTGGCAGAATACATTGATCAGCAGTTTGAGCAGTATTTCCGAGATGAGAGTGGCCTGAACCGAAAGAACATCCAAGACAACAGGGTGCACTGCTGCCTGTACTTCATCTCACCCTTCGGCCATGG GCTCCGGCCATTGGATGTTGAATTCATGAAGGCCCTGCATCAGCGGGTCAACATCGTGCCTATCCTGGCTAAGGCAGACACACTGACACCTCCAGAAGTGGACCGAAAGAAACGCAAA ATCCGGGAGGAGATTGAGCATTTTGGAATCAAGATCTATCAGTTCCCAGACTGTGACTCTGACGAAGATGAGGACTTCAAATTGCAGGACCAAGCCCTAAAG GAAAGCATCCCATTTGCAGTAATCGGCAGCAACACTGTAGTAGAGGCCAGAGGGCGGCGAGTTCGGGGTCGACTCTACCCCTGGGGCATCGTGGAAG TGGAAAACCCAGGGCACTGCGACTTTGTGAAGCTGAGGACAATGCTGGTACGTACCCACATGCAGGACCTGAAGGATGTGACGCGGGAGACACATTATGAGAACTACCGGGCACAGTGCATCCAGAGCATGACCCGCCTGGTAGTAAAGGAACGCAATCGCAA CAAACTGACTCGAGAGAGTGGTACCGACTTCCCCATCCCTGCTGTCCCACCAGGGACAGATCCAGAAACTGAGAAGCTTATCCGAGAGAAAGATGAGGAG CTGCGGCGGATGCAGGAGAtgctacacaaaatacaaaaacagatgaAGGAGACCTATTAA